In Vallicoccus soli, the following are encoded in one genomic region:
- the coaE gene encoding dephospho-CoA kinase, whose amino-acid sequence MTGPGPAGRRVRRVGLTGGIGAGKSAASAALARRGAVVVDADLLAREVVAPGTPGLAAVAGAFGPGVLRPDGALDRPALAAVVFADPRRRAELDALVHPRVRALAAEREAAAPDGAVVVHDVPLLVETGQEGSYDLVVVVDAPVELQVRRLVEGRGMDEEQARARVAAQAGRERRLAAADVVLDGSGDLAALEEQVERLWARLVSAEG is encoded by the coding sequence GTGACCGGGCCGGGCCCCGCGGGGCGGCGCGTCCGGCGGGTCGGCCTCACGGGCGGCATCGGCGCCGGCAAGAGCGCCGCGTCCGCGGCGCTGGCCCGCCGCGGGGCCGTCGTCGTCGACGCCGACCTGCTGGCGCGCGAGGTCGTCGCGCCCGGCACCCCCGGCCTGGCCGCGGTCGCCGGGGCGTTCGGTCCCGGGGTCCTGCGCCCGGACGGCGCGCTGGACCGCCCCGCGCTGGCCGCGGTCGTCTTCGCGGACCCGCGGCGCCGCGCCGAGCTCGACGCCCTGGTGCACCCGCGCGTACGGGCCCTCGCGGCCGAGCGCGAGGCCGCGGCGCCGGACGGCGCGGTGGTCGTGCACGACGTGCCGCTGCTCGTGGAGACGGGCCAGGAGGGGTCGTACGACCTGGTCGTCGTCGTGGACGCCCCCGTGGAGCTGCAGGTGCGCCGGCTCGTCGAGGGCCGCGGGATGGACGAGGAGCAGGCGCGCGCACGCGTCGCCGCGCAGGCCGGCCGCGAGCGCCGGCTCGCCGCGGCCGACGTGGTCCTCGACGGCTCCGGGGACCTCGCGGCGCTCGAGGAGCAGGTGGAGCGGCTGTGGGCGCGGCTCGTGTCCGCCGAGGGCTGA
- a CDS encoding TerC family protein: MEPAWVWFATVGGVLALILFDLVRAVHRPHEPSLKEAGAWTAVYVGIAVVFGIGMLITTGTGHGGEFFAGWLTEYSLSVDNLFVFVIIMARFSVPRQYQQIVLIVGILLALVFRGIFIALGAAAIESFSWVFYLFGAFLIYTAVNLARGHEEDEEFKENAVLRLVRRVLPTTDEYHGASLTTRVDGRRFVTPMLVVMVAIGTTDLLFALDSIPAIYGLTEDPYIVFTANAFALMGLRQLYFLLGGLLDRLVYLSYGLSFILAFIGVKLVLEALHTNELPFINGGEHVGWAPEIPIWLSLIVILGTLVLTTVLSLAKSRRDDRRELERAAAGRAGHTDWTA, from the coding sequence GTGGAGCCCGCCTGGGTCTGGTTCGCCACCGTGGGGGGCGTGCTCGCCCTCATCCTCTTCGACCTCGTGCGGGCGGTGCACCGCCCGCACGAGCCGTCGCTGAAGGAGGCGGGGGCCTGGACCGCCGTCTACGTGGGCATCGCCGTCGTCTTCGGCATCGGGATGCTCATCACGACGGGCACCGGGCACGGCGGGGAGTTCTTCGCGGGCTGGCTCACCGAGTACAGCCTGTCGGTGGACAACCTGTTCGTCTTCGTCATCATCATGGCGCGGTTCTCGGTGCCGCGGCAGTACCAGCAGATCGTGCTCATCGTCGGCATCCTGCTCGCCCTCGTGTTCCGCGGGATCTTCATCGCCCTGGGCGCGGCGGCGATCGAGAGCTTCTCCTGGGTCTTCTACCTCTTCGGCGCCTTCCTCATCTACACCGCCGTGAACCTGGCGCGCGGGCACGAGGAGGACGAGGAGTTCAAGGAGAACGCCGTCCTGCGCCTGGTGCGGCGGGTGCTGCCGACCACCGACGAGTACCACGGGGCCAGCCTGACCACGCGGGTCGACGGCCGGCGCTTCGTCACCCCGATGCTCGTCGTCATGGTCGCCATCGGCACCACGGACCTGCTCTTCGCGCTCGACTCGATCCCGGCGATCTACGGGCTCACCGAGGACCCGTACATCGTGTTCACGGCCAACGCCTTCGCGCTCATGGGGCTGCGCCAGCTGTACTTCCTGCTGGGCGGGCTCCTGGACCGGCTGGTCTACCTCAGCTACGGCCTGTCCTTCATCCTCGCCTTCATCGGCGTGAAGCTCGTCCTCGAGGCGCTGCACACCAACGAGCTGCCCTTCATCAACGGCGGCGAGCACGTCGGCTGGGCGCCGGAGATCCCGATCTGGCTCTCGCTGATCGTCATCCTCGGCACGCTCGTGCTCACGACGGTGCTCAGCCTGGCCAAGTCCCGCCGCGACGACCGCCGCGAGCTCGAGCGCGCGGCGGCCGGCCGCGCCGGGCACACCGACTGGACCGCCTGA
- the uvrB gene encoding excinuclease ABC subunit UvrB, with protein MRPTTDIVRSVAPFEVVSEFSPSGDQPAAIDELARRVRAGERDVVLLGATGTGKSATTAWLIERLQRPTLVLAPNKTLAAQLANEFRELLPNNAVEYFVSYYDYYQPEAYVPQTDTYIEKDSSVNDEVERLRHSTTSSLLTRRDVVVVATVSCIYGLGTPQEYVDRMTRLRVGDTVDRDQLLRQFVTMQYTRNDLSFTRGTFRVRGDTVEIIPVYEELAVRIEFFGDEIEQIFTLHPLTGEVVREEQEMYVFPASHYVAGPERMERAIADIELELAERLQVMEREGKLLEAQRLRMRTSYDIEMMRQVGFCSGIENYSRHMDGREAGSAPNCLLDYFPEDYLLVVDESHVTVPQIGSMYEGDMSRKRTLVDHGFRLPSAMDNRPLKWEEFLERVGQTVYLSATPGPYELGRSKGVVEQIIRPTGLVDPEVVVKPTKGQIDDLVHEIRQRTERDERVLVTTLTKKMSEDLTDYLLELGVRVRYLHSEVDTLRRVELLRELRQGEYDVLVGINLLREGLDLPEVSLVAILDADKEGFLRSSTSLIQTIGRAARNVSGQVHMYADTITPSMAHAIEETNRRRAKQVAYNEARGVDPQPLRKRIADITDLLAREDADTEKLLGGSGRQQSRGKAPVPGLSSKGAGQHAREVAGSMPSTELADLIQQLSDQMRAAAADLQFEVAARLRDEIAELKKELRGMHAAGMA; from the coding sequence GTGAGACCGACGACCGACATCGTCCGCAGCGTCGCCCCCTTCGAGGTGGTCAGCGAGTTCTCCCCGTCCGGCGACCAGCCGGCGGCGATCGACGAGCTCGCGCGCCGGGTGCGGGCGGGCGAGCGCGACGTCGTGCTGCTCGGCGCGACGGGCACGGGCAAGAGCGCGACGACGGCGTGGCTCATCGAGCGCCTGCAGCGCCCCACCCTCGTGCTGGCGCCCAACAAGACCCTCGCCGCCCAGCTGGCGAACGAGTTCCGCGAGCTGCTGCCCAACAACGCGGTGGAGTACTTCGTCTCGTACTACGACTACTACCAGCCCGAGGCGTACGTCCCGCAGACCGACACCTACATCGAGAAGGACTCGTCGGTGAACGACGAGGTCGAGCGGCTGCGCCACTCGACGACGTCCTCGCTGCTCACCCGTCGCGACGTCGTCGTGGTGGCCACGGTGTCGTGCATCTACGGCCTGGGCACCCCGCAGGAGTACGTCGACCGCATGACCCGCCTGCGGGTCGGGGACACCGTCGACCGCGACCAGCTGCTCCGGCAGTTCGTGACGATGCAGTACACCCGCAACGACCTCTCGTTCACCCGCGGCACCTTCCGGGTGCGCGGCGACACGGTCGAGATCATCCCGGTGTACGAGGAGCTCGCGGTCCGCATCGAGTTCTTCGGCGACGAGATCGAGCAGATCTTCACGCTCCACCCGCTCACCGGCGAGGTGGTGCGCGAGGAGCAGGAGATGTACGTCTTCCCCGCCTCGCACTACGTCGCCGGCCCGGAGCGCATGGAGCGGGCGATCGCCGACATCGAGCTCGAGCTGGCCGAGCGCCTGCAGGTCATGGAGCGCGAGGGCAAGCTCCTCGAGGCGCAGCGCCTGCGCATGCGCACGAGCTACGACATCGAGATGATGCGCCAGGTCGGGTTCTGCTCCGGCATCGAGAACTACTCGCGGCACATGGACGGGCGCGAGGCCGGCTCCGCGCCGAACTGCCTGCTGGACTACTTCCCCGAGGACTACCTCCTCGTCGTCGACGAGTCGCACGTGACCGTGCCGCAGATCGGCTCGATGTACGAGGGCGACATGTCCCGCAAGCGCACCCTCGTCGACCACGGCTTCCGCCTGCCCAGCGCGATGGACAACCGCCCGCTGAAGTGGGAGGAGTTCCTCGAGCGCGTCGGGCAGACGGTCTACCTCTCCGCGACCCCGGGGCCGTACGAGCTGGGCCGCAGCAAGGGCGTCGTGGAGCAGATCATCCGCCCCACCGGCCTCGTCGACCCCGAGGTCGTCGTCAAGCCGACGAAGGGCCAGATCGACGACCTGGTCCACGAGATCCGCCAGCGCACCGAGCGCGACGAGCGGGTGCTCGTCACCACCCTGACCAAGAAGATGTCCGAGGACCTCACGGACTACCTGCTCGAGCTCGGCGTGCGGGTGCGCTACCTGCACAGCGAGGTCGACACGCTGCGGCGGGTCGAGCTGCTGCGCGAGCTGCGCCAGGGCGAGTACGACGTGCTCGTCGGCATCAACCTGCTGCGCGAGGGCCTCGACCTGCCCGAGGTGTCGCTCGTGGCGATCCTCGACGCGGACAAGGAGGGCTTCCTGCGCTCCTCGACCTCGCTCATCCAGACCATCGGCCGCGCCGCGCGCAACGTGTCCGGCCAGGTGCACATGTACGCGGACACCATCACCCCCTCGATGGCGCACGCGATCGAGGAGACCAACCGGCGCCGGGCCAAGCAGGTGGCGTACAACGAGGCGCGGGGGGTCGACCCGCAGCCGCTGCGCAAGCGCATCGCCGACATCACCGACCTGCTCGCCCGCGAGGACGCGGACACCGAGAAGCTGCTCGGCGGGTCCGGGCGCCAGCAGTCGCGCGGCAAGGCGCCGGTGCCGGGGCTGTCGTCCAAGGGCGCGGGGCAGCACGCGCGCGAGGTCGCGGGCTCGATGCCCTCGACCGAGCTCGCCGACCTCATCCAGCAGCTGTCGGACCAGATGCGCGCGGCGGCCGCCGACCTGCAGTTCGAGGTCGCCGCCCGGCTGCGCGACGAGATCGCCGAGCTGAAGAAGGAGCTGCGCGGGATGCACGCCGCCGGCATGGCCTGA